The Euphorbia lathyris chromosome 3, ddEupLath1.1, whole genome shotgun sequence genome contains a region encoding:
- the LOC136222381 gene encoding tRNAse Z TRZ4, mitochondrial isoform X1, producing MPQISSLRFLFSPLKPSLPLYFLKPRSYSLFTVLCSSSSSSSSRRQRTTPYHQSLNFRSRGKSTSRQREKGGAMEDRGNETLGFNKRRAEGKDDTDKPKRNLQLKVRKLNPTNTIAYVQILGTGMDTQDTSPSVLLFFDKQRFIFNAGEGLQRFCTEHKIKLSKIDHIFLSRVCSETAGGIPGLLLTLAGMGDEGMSVNICGPSDIQYLVDAMKSFIPHAAMVHTTSFGSDASAQLSGNKSTDPIVLINNEVVKISAILLRPNCSEGSVVKPGDMSVIYLCELNEIMGKFDPEKAKALGLRPGPKFGELQSGKSVKSDSKDIMVHPSDVMGPSIPGPIVFLVDCPTESHAKELLSVQSLHSYYLDNSCNLPENVKTVTCIIHLSPASVISSSYYQNWMKKFGTAQHIMAGHDMKNVEIPILKSSARIAARLNYLCPQFFPAPGFWSLKHLGISKVNSTFAQEGSVSNSHESILAENLLKFTLRPHAHLGLDRSNIPSLMAPKEVIEELLTEIPEIVDAAQGVHQLWHGSETNNENIAFVNNDDMIEEPWLGQNTLPSCLENIRRDDLEIVLLGTGSSQPSKYRNVSSIYVNLFSKGGLLLDCGEGTLGQLKRRYGVEGADNVVRNLKCIWISHIHADHHTGLARILALRCDLLKDTAHEPIIVVGPRQLKRFLDAYQRLENLDMQFLDCRSTSRASWEAYEDSSESNYDPSETGSTNNYEYMDKPAVNPESTLFAKGSRMQSYWKRPGSPVDHSMAFPALKSLKKVFNEAGLETLVSFPVVHCPQAFGVMLKAAERVNSVGKSIPGWKIVYSGDTRPCPELIEASHGATVLIHEATFEDDLVEEAVARNHSTTKEAIEVGETAGVYRIILTHFSQRYPKIPVFVEEHMDKTSIAFDMMSINIADLPVLPKVLPYLKLLFKNEMMVDELDEVTTDAVTAVS from the exons ATGCCCCAAATTTCAAGTCTTCGCTTTCTCTTCTCGCCTCTTAAACCCTCTCTTCCCCTCTATTTCCTTAAACCCAGATCCTATTCTCTCTTCACCGTTCTctgttcttcatcatcttcttcttcttcaagacGGCAACGTACCACGCCCTACCACCAGTCTCTCAATTTCAGAAGCAGAGGGAAAAGCACTTCTAGGCAAAGGGAAAAAGGGGGTGCAATGGAGGACAGAGGTAATGAAACTTTGGGGTTTAATAAACGAAGGGCTGAGGGTAAGGATGACACGGATAAACCCAAAAGGAATCTGCAGTTGAAAGTTCGAAAGCTTAATCCTACCAATACAATCGCTTATGTTCAG ATTCTAGGGACTGGAATGGACACTCAAGATACGTCACCTTCAGTCTTACTTTTCTTTGACAAGCAGAGATTCATTTTCAATGCTGGTGAG GGATTGCAACGGTTTTGCACAGAGCATAAGATTAAACTATCGAAG ATAGATCACATATTTCTCTCTCGTGTATGCTCAGAAACAGCAGGCGGAATTCCAG GTTTACTGTTGACTTTGGCTGGCATGGGAGACGAAGGAATGTCA GTCAATATCTGTGGTCCTTCAGATATTCAGTATTTGGTTGATGCAATGAAGTCTTTCATCCCTCATGCTGCCATGGTTCACACGACGAGCTTTGGTTCTGATGCTTCTGCTCAGCTCAGTGGAAATAAGTCCACAGATCCCATTGTCCTGATAAATAATGAGGTTGTCAAAATATCAGCCATCCTTTTAAGGCCAAACTGCTCAGAAGGATCTGTAGTAAAACCCGGTGATATGTCTGTGATATATCTTTGTGAACTAAATGAAATTATGGGGAAATTTGACCCAGAAAAAGCAAAAGCTCTTGGTCTGAGACCTGGGCCAAAATTTGGTGAACTGCAATCAGGAAAATCAGTAAAGTCTGATAGCAAGGACATCATG GTTCATCCAAGTGATGTAATGGGTCCTTCAATTCCAGGTCCAATTGTATTTCTTGTTGACTGCCCAACAGAATCTCATGCAAAGGAATTACTCTCTGTCCAATCACTTCATAGTTACTATTTAGATAATTCATGTAACCTTCCTGAGAATGTGAAAACTGTGACTTGtatcattcatttaagtcctgcCTCTGTAATAAGCAGTTCATATTACCAAAATTGGATGAAGAAATTTGGTACAGCCCAGCACATTATGGCTGGACATGACAT GAAGAATGTGGAAATTCCTATTCTTAAATCCAGTGCAAGAATCGCTGCAAGGCTTAATTACCTCTGTCCACAGTTCTTTCCGGCCCCAGGCTTTTGGTCACTGAAGCATCTTGGTATCtcaaaggtcaactccacttTTGCACAAGAG GGCAGTGTCTCAAATTCTCATGAAAGTATATTGGCTGAAAATCTTCTTAAG TTCACTTTGCGTCCTCATGCTCATCTGGGACTGGACAGGTCTAATATTCCAAGTTTGATGGCTCCCAAAGAAGTCATTGAGGAGTTACTTACAGAGATTCCCGAAATTGTCGATGCTGCCCAAGGGGTCCACCAGTTATGGCATGGATCTGAAACAAATAACGAAAACATAGCTTTTGTGAACAATGATGATATGattgaagaaccatggcttggCCAAAATACTCTTCCTAGTTGTTTGGAAAATATAAGAAGAGACGATCTTGAGATCGTCCTTCTTGGAACTGGTTCATCCCAGCCTTCTAAATACCGAAATGTTAGTTCTATCTATGTAAATCTCTTCTCTAAAGGAGGTTTGCTCCTAGACTGTGGGGAAGGAACACTTGGACAACTGAAAAGAAG GTATGGCGTGGAGGGTGCTGATAATGTCGTGAGAAATCTGAAGTGTATTTGGATTTCTCATATTCATGCTGACCACCATACAGGACTAGCAAGAATACTTGCACTGCGATGTGATTTGTTGAAGGACACAGCTCATGAGCCAATTATTGTTGTAGGACCGAGGCAGCTTAAGAGATTTTTGGATGCATATCAAAGATTGGAGAACTTAGATATGCAGTTCCTTGACTGTAGGAGCACCAGTAGAGCTTCATGGGAAGCTTATGAGGATAGCAGCGAATCAAATTATGATCCCTCAGAAACAGGAAGTACGAATAATTATGAGTACATGGATAAACCTGCAGTTAATCCCGAATCAACTTTGTTCGCTAAAGGTAGCCGTATGCAGAGCTACTGGAAGAGACCAGGAAGTCCCGTTGACCATAGCATGGCTTTTCCAGCCTTGAAGAGTTTGAAGAAAGTGTTCAATGAAGCAGGTTTAGAAACTTTGGTTAGTTTCCCTGTTGTGCATTGCCCTCAGGCATTTGGTGTTATGTTGAAAGCAGCAGAAAGAGTCAACTCTGTTGGAAAAAGCATACCCGGGTGGAAGATTGTCTACTCCGGTGACACTAGGCCATGTCCAGAATTGATAGAAGCATCTCATGGAGCAACAGTCCTTATACACGAG GCAACTTTTGAGGATGACTTGGTAGAGGAAGCAGTAGCTAGAAACCACAGCACAACAAAGGAAGCCATAGAAGTAGGAGAGACAGCCGGTGTATATCGCATAATTCTGACCCACTTCAGTCAGAGATATCCAAAGATACCCGTTTTCGTTGAGGAACATATGGACAAAACTAGTATAGCATTTGACATGATGAGCATTAACATAGCAGATCTGCCAGTGCTTCCAAAAGTACTTCCATACCTTAAATTGCTTTTCAAAAATGAGATGATGGTTGATGAATTGGACGAGGTTACTACTGATGCTGTAACTGCAGTTTCATGA
- the LOC136222381 gene encoding tRNAse Z TRZ4, mitochondrial isoform X3, protein MLVRDCNGFAQSIRLNYRRSHISLSCMLRNSRRNSRFTVDFGWHGRRRNVNICGPSDIQYLVDAMKSFIPHAAMVHTTSFGSDASAQLSGNKSTDPIVLINNEVVKISAILLRPNCSEGSVVKPGDMSVIYLCELNEIMGKFDPEKAKALGLRPGPKFGELQSGKSVKSDSKDIMVHPSDVMGPSIPGPIVFLVDCPTESHAKELLSVQSLHSYYLDNSCNLPENVKTVTCIIHLSPASVISSSYYQNWMKKFGTAQHIMAGHDMKNVEIPILKSSARIAARLNYLCPQFFPAPGFWSLKHLGISKVNSTFAQEGSVSNSHESILAENLLKFTLRPHAHLGLDRSNIPSLMAPKEVIEELLTEIPEIVDAAQGVHQLWHGSETNNENIAFVNNDDMIEEPWLGQNTLPSCLENIRRDDLEIVLLGTGSSQPSKYRNVSSIYVNLFSKGGLLLDCGEGTLGQLKRRYGVEGADNVVRNLKCIWISHIHADHHTGLARILALRCDLLKDTAHEPIIVVGPRQLKRFLDAYQRLENLDMQFLDCRSTSRASWEAYEDSSESNYDPSETGSTNNYEYMDKPAVNPESTLFAKGSRMQSYWKRPGSPVDHSMAFPALKSLKKVFNEAGLETLVSFPVVHCPQAFGVMLKAAERVNSVGKSIPGWKIVYSGDTRPCPELIEASHGATVLIHEATFEDDLVEEAVARNHSTTKEAIEVGETAGVYRIILTHFSQRYPKIPVFVEEHMDKTSIAFDMMSINIADLPVLPKVLPYLKLLFKNEMMVDELDEVTTDAVTAVS, encoded by the exons ATGCTGGTGAG GGATTGCAACGGTTTTGCACAGAGCATAAGATTAAACTATCGAAG ATCACATATTTCTCTCTCGTGTATGCTCAGAAACAGCAGGCGGAATTCCAG GTTTACTGTTGACTTTGGCTGGCATGGGAGACGAAGGAAT GTCAATATCTGTGGTCCTTCAGATATTCAGTATTTGGTTGATGCAATGAAGTCTTTCATCCCTCATGCTGCCATGGTTCACACGACGAGCTTTGGTTCTGATGCTTCTGCTCAGCTCAGTGGAAATAAGTCCACAGATCCCATTGTCCTGATAAATAATGAGGTTGTCAAAATATCAGCCATCCTTTTAAGGCCAAACTGCTCAGAAGGATCTGTAGTAAAACCCGGTGATATGTCTGTGATATATCTTTGTGAACTAAATGAAATTATGGGGAAATTTGACCCAGAAAAAGCAAAAGCTCTTGGTCTGAGACCTGGGCCAAAATTTGGTGAACTGCAATCAGGAAAATCAGTAAAGTCTGATAGCAAGGACATCATG GTTCATCCAAGTGATGTAATGGGTCCTTCAATTCCAGGTCCAATTGTATTTCTTGTTGACTGCCCAACAGAATCTCATGCAAAGGAATTACTCTCTGTCCAATCACTTCATAGTTACTATTTAGATAATTCATGTAACCTTCCTGAGAATGTGAAAACTGTGACTTGtatcattcatttaagtcctgcCTCTGTAATAAGCAGTTCATATTACCAAAATTGGATGAAGAAATTTGGTACAGCCCAGCACATTATGGCTGGACATGACAT GAAGAATGTGGAAATTCCTATTCTTAAATCCAGTGCAAGAATCGCTGCAAGGCTTAATTACCTCTGTCCACAGTTCTTTCCGGCCCCAGGCTTTTGGTCACTGAAGCATCTTGGTATCtcaaaggtcaactccacttTTGCACAAGAG GGCAGTGTCTCAAATTCTCATGAAAGTATATTGGCTGAAAATCTTCTTAAG TTCACTTTGCGTCCTCATGCTCATCTGGGACTGGACAGGTCTAATATTCCAAGTTTGATGGCTCCCAAAGAAGTCATTGAGGAGTTACTTACAGAGATTCCCGAAATTGTCGATGCTGCCCAAGGGGTCCACCAGTTATGGCATGGATCTGAAACAAATAACGAAAACATAGCTTTTGTGAACAATGATGATATGattgaagaaccatggcttggCCAAAATACTCTTCCTAGTTGTTTGGAAAATATAAGAAGAGACGATCTTGAGATCGTCCTTCTTGGAACTGGTTCATCCCAGCCTTCTAAATACCGAAATGTTAGTTCTATCTATGTAAATCTCTTCTCTAAAGGAGGTTTGCTCCTAGACTGTGGGGAAGGAACACTTGGACAACTGAAAAGAAG GTATGGCGTGGAGGGTGCTGATAATGTCGTGAGAAATCTGAAGTGTATTTGGATTTCTCATATTCATGCTGACCACCATACAGGACTAGCAAGAATACTTGCACTGCGATGTGATTTGTTGAAGGACACAGCTCATGAGCCAATTATTGTTGTAGGACCGAGGCAGCTTAAGAGATTTTTGGATGCATATCAAAGATTGGAGAACTTAGATATGCAGTTCCTTGACTGTAGGAGCACCAGTAGAGCTTCATGGGAAGCTTATGAGGATAGCAGCGAATCAAATTATGATCCCTCAGAAACAGGAAGTACGAATAATTATGAGTACATGGATAAACCTGCAGTTAATCCCGAATCAACTTTGTTCGCTAAAGGTAGCCGTATGCAGAGCTACTGGAAGAGACCAGGAAGTCCCGTTGACCATAGCATGGCTTTTCCAGCCTTGAAGAGTTTGAAGAAAGTGTTCAATGAAGCAGGTTTAGAAACTTTGGTTAGTTTCCCTGTTGTGCATTGCCCTCAGGCATTTGGTGTTATGTTGAAAGCAGCAGAAAGAGTCAACTCTGTTGGAAAAAGCATACCCGGGTGGAAGATTGTCTACTCCGGTGACACTAGGCCATGTCCAGAATTGATAGAAGCATCTCATGGAGCAACAGTCCTTATACACGAG GCAACTTTTGAGGATGACTTGGTAGAGGAAGCAGTAGCTAGAAACCACAGCACAACAAAGGAAGCCATAGAAGTAGGAGAGACAGCCGGTGTATATCGCATAATTCTGACCCACTTCAGTCAGAGATATCCAAAGATACCCGTTTTCGTTGAGGAACATATGGACAAAACTAGTATAGCATTTGACATGATGAGCATTAACATAGCAGATCTGCCAGTGCTTCCAAAAGTACTTCCATACCTTAAATTGCTTTTCAAAAATGAGATGATGGTTGATGAATTGGACGAGGTTACTACTGATGCTGTAACTGCAGTTTCATGA
- the LOC136222381 gene encoding tRNAse Z TRZ4, mitochondrial isoform X2 produces MLGLQRFCTEHKIKLSKIDHIFLSRVCSETAGGIPGLLLTLAGMGDEGMSVNICGPSDIQYLVDAMKSFIPHAAMVHTTSFGSDASAQLSGNKSTDPIVLINNEVVKISAILLRPNCSEGSVVKPGDMSVIYLCELNEIMGKFDPEKAKALGLRPGPKFGELQSGKSVKSDSKDIMVHPSDVMGPSIPGPIVFLVDCPTESHAKELLSVQSLHSYYLDNSCNLPENVKTVTCIIHLSPASVISSSYYQNWMKKFGTAQHIMAGHDMKNVEIPILKSSARIAARLNYLCPQFFPAPGFWSLKHLGISKVNSTFAQEGSVSNSHESILAENLLKFTLRPHAHLGLDRSNIPSLMAPKEVIEELLTEIPEIVDAAQGVHQLWHGSETNNENIAFVNNDDMIEEPWLGQNTLPSCLENIRRDDLEIVLLGTGSSQPSKYRNVSSIYVNLFSKGGLLLDCGEGTLGQLKRRYGVEGADNVVRNLKCIWISHIHADHHTGLARILALRCDLLKDTAHEPIIVVGPRQLKRFLDAYQRLENLDMQFLDCRSTSRASWEAYEDSSESNYDPSETGSTNNYEYMDKPAVNPESTLFAKGSRMQSYWKRPGSPVDHSMAFPALKSLKKVFNEAGLETLVSFPVVHCPQAFGVMLKAAERVNSVGKSIPGWKIVYSGDTRPCPELIEASHGATVLIHEATFEDDLVEEAVARNHSTTKEAIEVGETAGVYRIILTHFSQRYPKIPVFVEEHMDKTSIAFDMMSINIADLPVLPKVLPYLKLLFKNEMMVDELDEVTTDAVTAVS; encoded by the exons ATGCTG GGATTGCAACGGTTTTGCACAGAGCATAAGATTAAACTATCGAAG ATAGATCACATATTTCTCTCTCGTGTATGCTCAGAAACAGCAGGCGGAATTCCAG GTTTACTGTTGACTTTGGCTGGCATGGGAGACGAAGGAATGTCA GTCAATATCTGTGGTCCTTCAGATATTCAGTATTTGGTTGATGCAATGAAGTCTTTCATCCCTCATGCTGCCATGGTTCACACGACGAGCTTTGGTTCTGATGCTTCTGCTCAGCTCAGTGGAAATAAGTCCACAGATCCCATTGTCCTGATAAATAATGAGGTTGTCAAAATATCAGCCATCCTTTTAAGGCCAAACTGCTCAGAAGGATCTGTAGTAAAACCCGGTGATATGTCTGTGATATATCTTTGTGAACTAAATGAAATTATGGGGAAATTTGACCCAGAAAAAGCAAAAGCTCTTGGTCTGAGACCTGGGCCAAAATTTGGTGAACTGCAATCAGGAAAATCAGTAAAGTCTGATAGCAAGGACATCATG GTTCATCCAAGTGATGTAATGGGTCCTTCAATTCCAGGTCCAATTGTATTTCTTGTTGACTGCCCAACAGAATCTCATGCAAAGGAATTACTCTCTGTCCAATCACTTCATAGTTACTATTTAGATAATTCATGTAACCTTCCTGAGAATGTGAAAACTGTGACTTGtatcattcatttaagtcctgcCTCTGTAATAAGCAGTTCATATTACCAAAATTGGATGAAGAAATTTGGTACAGCCCAGCACATTATGGCTGGACATGACAT GAAGAATGTGGAAATTCCTATTCTTAAATCCAGTGCAAGAATCGCTGCAAGGCTTAATTACCTCTGTCCACAGTTCTTTCCGGCCCCAGGCTTTTGGTCACTGAAGCATCTTGGTATCtcaaaggtcaactccacttTTGCACAAGAG GGCAGTGTCTCAAATTCTCATGAAAGTATATTGGCTGAAAATCTTCTTAAG TTCACTTTGCGTCCTCATGCTCATCTGGGACTGGACAGGTCTAATATTCCAAGTTTGATGGCTCCCAAAGAAGTCATTGAGGAGTTACTTACAGAGATTCCCGAAATTGTCGATGCTGCCCAAGGGGTCCACCAGTTATGGCATGGATCTGAAACAAATAACGAAAACATAGCTTTTGTGAACAATGATGATATGattgaagaaccatggcttggCCAAAATACTCTTCCTAGTTGTTTGGAAAATATAAGAAGAGACGATCTTGAGATCGTCCTTCTTGGAACTGGTTCATCCCAGCCTTCTAAATACCGAAATGTTAGTTCTATCTATGTAAATCTCTTCTCTAAAGGAGGTTTGCTCCTAGACTGTGGGGAAGGAACACTTGGACAACTGAAAAGAAG GTATGGCGTGGAGGGTGCTGATAATGTCGTGAGAAATCTGAAGTGTATTTGGATTTCTCATATTCATGCTGACCACCATACAGGACTAGCAAGAATACTTGCACTGCGATGTGATTTGTTGAAGGACACAGCTCATGAGCCAATTATTGTTGTAGGACCGAGGCAGCTTAAGAGATTTTTGGATGCATATCAAAGATTGGAGAACTTAGATATGCAGTTCCTTGACTGTAGGAGCACCAGTAGAGCTTCATGGGAAGCTTATGAGGATAGCAGCGAATCAAATTATGATCCCTCAGAAACAGGAAGTACGAATAATTATGAGTACATGGATAAACCTGCAGTTAATCCCGAATCAACTTTGTTCGCTAAAGGTAGCCGTATGCAGAGCTACTGGAAGAGACCAGGAAGTCCCGTTGACCATAGCATGGCTTTTCCAGCCTTGAAGAGTTTGAAGAAAGTGTTCAATGAAGCAGGTTTAGAAACTTTGGTTAGTTTCCCTGTTGTGCATTGCCCTCAGGCATTTGGTGTTATGTTGAAAGCAGCAGAAAGAGTCAACTCTGTTGGAAAAAGCATACCCGGGTGGAAGATTGTCTACTCCGGTGACACTAGGCCATGTCCAGAATTGATAGAAGCATCTCATGGAGCAACAGTCCTTATACACGAG GCAACTTTTGAGGATGACTTGGTAGAGGAAGCAGTAGCTAGAAACCACAGCACAACAAAGGAAGCCATAGAAGTAGGAGAGACAGCCGGTGTATATCGCATAATTCTGACCCACTTCAGTCAGAGATATCCAAAGATACCCGTTTTCGTTGAGGAACATATGGACAAAACTAGTATAGCATTTGACATGATGAGCATTAACATAGCAGATCTGCCAGTGCTTCCAAAAGTACTTCCATACCTTAAATTGCTTTTCAAAAATGAGATGATGGTTGATGAATTGGACGAGGTTACTACTGATGCTGTAACTGCAGTTTCATGA
- the LOC136222381 gene encoding tRNAse Z TRZ4, mitochondrial isoform X4, with the protein MLRNSRRNSRFTVDFGWHGRRRNVNICGPSDIQYLVDAMKSFIPHAAMVHTTSFGSDASAQLSGNKSTDPIVLINNEVVKISAILLRPNCSEGSVVKPGDMSVIYLCELNEIMGKFDPEKAKALGLRPGPKFGELQSGKSVKSDSKDIMVHPSDVMGPSIPGPIVFLVDCPTESHAKELLSVQSLHSYYLDNSCNLPENVKTVTCIIHLSPASVISSSYYQNWMKKFGTAQHIMAGHDMKNVEIPILKSSARIAARLNYLCPQFFPAPGFWSLKHLGISKVNSTFAQEGSVSNSHESILAENLLKFTLRPHAHLGLDRSNIPSLMAPKEVIEELLTEIPEIVDAAQGVHQLWHGSETNNENIAFVNNDDMIEEPWLGQNTLPSCLENIRRDDLEIVLLGTGSSQPSKYRNVSSIYVNLFSKGGLLLDCGEGTLGQLKRRYGVEGADNVVRNLKCIWISHIHADHHTGLARILALRCDLLKDTAHEPIIVVGPRQLKRFLDAYQRLENLDMQFLDCRSTSRASWEAYEDSSESNYDPSETGSTNNYEYMDKPAVNPESTLFAKGSRMQSYWKRPGSPVDHSMAFPALKSLKKVFNEAGLETLVSFPVVHCPQAFGVMLKAAERVNSVGKSIPGWKIVYSGDTRPCPELIEASHGATVLIHEATFEDDLVEEAVARNHSTTKEAIEVGETAGVYRIILTHFSQRYPKIPVFVEEHMDKTSIAFDMMSINIADLPVLPKVLPYLKLLFKNEMMVDELDEVTTDAVTAVS; encoded by the exons ATGCTCAGAAACAGCAGGCGGAATTCCAG GTTTACTGTTGACTTTGGCTGGCATGGGAGACGAAGGAAT GTCAATATCTGTGGTCCTTCAGATATTCAGTATTTGGTTGATGCAATGAAGTCTTTCATCCCTCATGCTGCCATGGTTCACACGACGAGCTTTGGTTCTGATGCTTCTGCTCAGCTCAGTGGAAATAAGTCCACAGATCCCATTGTCCTGATAAATAATGAGGTTGTCAAAATATCAGCCATCCTTTTAAGGCCAAACTGCTCAGAAGGATCTGTAGTAAAACCCGGTGATATGTCTGTGATATATCTTTGTGAACTAAATGAAATTATGGGGAAATTTGACCCAGAAAAAGCAAAAGCTCTTGGTCTGAGACCTGGGCCAAAATTTGGTGAACTGCAATCAGGAAAATCAGTAAAGTCTGATAGCAAGGACATCATG GTTCATCCAAGTGATGTAATGGGTCCTTCAATTCCAGGTCCAATTGTATTTCTTGTTGACTGCCCAACAGAATCTCATGCAAAGGAATTACTCTCTGTCCAATCACTTCATAGTTACTATTTAGATAATTCATGTAACCTTCCTGAGAATGTGAAAACTGTGACTTGtatcattcatttaagtcctgcCTCTGTAATAAGCAGTTCATATTACCAAAATTGGATGAAGAAATTTGGTACAGCCCAGCACATTATGGCTGGACATGACAT GAAGAATGTGGAAATTCCTATTCTTAAATCCAGTGCAAGAATCGCTGCAAGGCTTAATTACCTCTGTCCACAGTTCTTTCCGGCCCCAGGCTTTTGGTCACTGAAGCATCTTGGTATCtcaaaggtcaactccacttTTGCACAAGAG GGCAGTGTCTCAAATTCTCATGAAAGTATATTGGCTGAAAATCTTCTTAAG TTCACTTTGCGTCCTCATGCTCATCTGGGACTGGACAGGTCTAATATTCCAAGTTTGATGGCTCCCAAAGAAGTCATTGAGGAGTTACTTACAGAGATTCCCGAAATTGTCGATGCTGCCCAAGGGGTCCACCAGTTATGGCATGGATCTGAAACAAATAACGAAAACATAGCTTTTGTGAACAATGATGATATGattgaagaaccatggcttggCCAAAATACTCTTCCTAGTTGTTTGGAAAATATAAGAAGAGACGATCTTGAGATCGTCCTTCTTGGAACTGGTTCATCCCAGCCTTCTAAATACCGAAATGTTAGTTCTATCTATGTAAATCTCTTCTCTAAAGGAGGTTTGCTCCTAGACTGTGGGGAAGGAACACTTGGACAACTGAAAAGAAG GTATGGCGTGGAGGGTGCTGATAATGTCGTGAGAAATCTGAAGTGTATTTGGATTTCTCATATTCATGCTGACCACCATACAGGACTAGCAAGAATACTTGCACTGCGATGTGATTTGTTGAAGGACACAGCTCATGAGCCAATTATTGTTGTAGGACCGAGGCAGCTTAAGAGATTTTTGGATGCATATCAAAGATTGGAGAACTTAGATATGCAGTTCCTTGACTGTAGGAGCACCAGTAGAGCTTCATGGGAAGCTTATGAGGATAGCAGCGAATCAAATTATGATCCCTCAGAAACAGGAAGTACGAATAATTATGAGTACATGGATAAACCTGCAGTTAATCCCGAATCAACTTTGTTCGCTAAAGGTAGCCGTATGCAGAGCTACTGGAAGAGACCAGGAAGTCCCGTTGACCATAGCATGGCTTTTCCAGCCTTGAAGAGTTTGAAGAAAGTGTTCAATGAAGCAGGTTTAGAAACTTTGGTTAGTTTCCCTGTTGTGCATTGCCCTCAGGCATTTGGTGTTATGTTGAAAGCAGCAGAAAGAGTCAACTCTGTTGGAAAAAGCATACCCGGGTGGAAGATTGTCTACTCCGGTGACACTAGGCCATGTCCAGAATTGATAGAAGCATCTCATGGAGCAACAGTCCTTATACACGAG GCAACTTTTGAGGATGACTTGGTAGAGGAAGCAGTAGCTAGAAACCACAGCACAACAAAGGAAGCCATAGAAGTAGGAGAGACAGCCGGTGTATATCGCATAATTCTGACCCACTTCAGTCAGAGATATCCAAAGATACCCGTTTTCGTTGAGGAACATATGGACAAAACTAGTATAGCATTTGACATGATGAGCATTAACATAGCAGATCTGCCAGTGCTTCCAAAAGTACTTCCATACCTTAAATTGCTTTTCAAAAATGAGATGATGGTTGATGAATTGGACGAGGTTACTACTGATGCTGTAACTGCAGTTTCATGA
- the LOC136222382 gene encoding palmitoyl-monogalactosyldiacylglycerol delta-7 desaturase, chloroplastic-like, with protein sequence MGNIFLGRKWTSMDIATAGIVLAIHLLSLFAPFHFNWSAFGIAFGLYVVTGLLGITLSYHRNLCHRSFKLPKWLEYLFAYCGVHALQGSPIDWVSTHRYHHLFCDSERDPHSPTEGFWYSHMSWLFDTNSITERCGGTNNVGDLEKQPFYKFIKNTYILHPIALGILLYALGGLPFLVWGMGVRITWVYHITWLVNSACHVWGNQSWNTGDLSRNNWWVGVLAFGEGWHNNHHAFEYSARHGLEWWQIDMTWYFVTFLQAIGLATDVKLPNESQKQGMAFQQLKPQA encoded by the exons ATGGG GAACATCTTCTTGGGGAGAAAGTGGACTTCAATGGATATAGCAACAGCTGGTATTGTTTTAGCAATACACTTGCTTAGTTTATTTGCTCCTTTTCATTTCAATTGGAGTGCTTTTGGGATTGCCTTTGGGCTATATGTGGTTACAGGACTTTTGGGTATTACTCTTTCATATCACAGAAATCTTTGTCACAGGAGTTTCAAGCTTCCAAAATGGCTTGAATACCTTTTCGCCTATTGTGGGGTGCATGCACTTCAGG GGAGTCCCATTGATTGGGTTAGCACCCACAGGTATCACCATCTCTTCTGTGATTCAGAAAGAGACCCTCATAGTCCAACTGAAGGGTTTTGGTATAGTCATATGAGTTGGCTCTTTGATACAAATTCCATCACGGAAAGA TGTGGAGGGACAAACAATGTGGGGGATTTAGAGAAGCAACCCTTCTACAAGTTTATAAAAAACACATACATTCTACATCCAATTGCGCTTGGAATTTTGCTATATGCACTTGGAGGACTTCCCTTCTTGGTTTGGGGAATG GGAGTGAGGATTACATGGGTATACCACATAACTTGGCTAGTAAATTCAGCTTGTCATGTATGGGGAAATCAATCATGGAATACTGGTGACTTGTCCAGGAACAATTG GTGGGTGGGAGTTCTAGCATTTGGAGAGGGTTGGCATAATAATCACCATGCTTTTGAATACTCAGCTAGACATGGCCTAGAATGGTGGCAGATTGACATGACTTGGTATTTTGTCACATTTCTTCAGGCTATTGGCTTGGCAACTGACGTTAAATTACCGAATGAATCACAAAAGCAAGGAATGGCTTTTCAACAATTGAAGCCGCAGGCATAG